The genomic window GGCCTCCTCGGCGAGGCGCGCGTAGCGCACCGCGAGGGCGGTGCCGTAGCCCGCGCCGGCCACGACGGGCACCCGGCCGGCCGTCTCCACGACGGCCGCCCGTACGCATTCCTGGAACTCCTCGGGCGTGAGCGCGTGGAACTCGCCGGTGCCGCAGCAGGCGAAGACGGCGGCGGCCCCTGCCTCGACCCCCTGGCGGACGTGCGCGCGATAGGCGTCGAGGTCGATCGTGCCGTCCGGCCCGTACGCCGTGACGGGGAAGAACAGCGGTCCGCTGGGGACCCTGAGCCGGGCGGCGAGAGGGGCTGACGTCACGGGCTCTCCCATGTCCATGTCGCTGATCAGTGTTTACATTTCTGAACAGAAGCACGCTAAGGCGCCCCCTTGGGGCCGGTCAAGCCGGGTAACCCCCACCGCACCAGCGATTTCCCGCCGCCGCGTCACACTTGACGCACGGGACCCCCACTCCCTAGCGTGTCCACGAATGTGAATGCCGGACGCCCACGTGCACAGATGGCGATGCAAGGAGATCCGCGGATGCCCGCTCCCCGCACCGTTCTGCTCACCGGCGCCGCCGGTGGACTCGGTACCCTGATGCGGGAGCTGCTCCCGGCCCACGGCTACGCACTGCGTCTCCTGGACATGCTGCCCATCGAGGGCGAGCCGGACGCGATCACCGCCGACCTCGCCGACAAGGCGGCCCTGCGCGAGGCCGTGCGGGGCGTCGACGCGATCATCCACCTCGCGGGCATCTCCCTGGAAGCCTCCTTCGAGAAGATCCTGAAGGCGAACATCGAGGGGACGTACCACCTGTACGAGGCCGCCCACGAGGAGGGCGTGCGCCGTATCGTCTTCGCCTCCTCCAACCACGCGGTGGGCTACACACCCCGCCCGCAGGGGGAAGCACCCCTCGATCCGGGCGCGCTGATCCCGGTCGACACCCCGCACCGCCCGGACACCTTCTACGGCCTGTCCAAGTCCTTCGGCGAGGACCTGGCCCAGTTCTACTGGGACAAGCACGGCCTGGAGACGGTCTCCGTCCGCATCGGCTCCTGCTTCCCCGAGCCCACCAGCGTCCGCATGCTCTCGCTCTGGATGAGCCCGGCCGACGGCGCCCGCCTCTTCGACGCGGCCCTGACCGCCGAGCACGTCGGCCACACCGTCGTCTACGGTTCCTCCGCCAACACCCGCCTGTGGTGGGACCTCTCCACCGCCCGCGCGCTGGGCTACGAGCCGCAGGACGACTCCGAACCGTACGCCGAAAAGCTGATCGCCGAGCAGGGCGAGCTGGACCCCGGGAACGAGGCGCACGCCAATCTGGGCGGCCATTTCGTGAGCGACCCGCCGATCTGGCCGTACTGACGGGGGCACGGGTTCGTACGTCGTACGGGAAACGAGGGCCGTACGTCGTACGGAAGGAGCGGGCGGGCACCGAACGGGCCCGCCCGCTCCCGTATCCGGGCCCGCCCGCTGCCCGATCCCACGTCCGTCCCGGGTCCGCGACGGGCCGCGACGGGACACAGCCGTGCGAAACGGTCCGGGGCGGGCCTCATCAGTCGCGCAACAGGCCTGGTCGGCGCCGCGCACCCGCTGTAGAACTTGCGTCGAGGCCCCCACCGGGCCCGAACGGGCAGCACTACGGCGAGGGAGAGCGGGTGTCGGCCATGAGCGCGGAAGAGAGGCAACGCGAGATCGTCCGGGCCGCCCGCCGCACGGGTGCGGTCGACGTGGCCGAGCTGGCCGTCGAACTGGGCGT from Streptomyces sp. DSM 40750 includes these protein-coding regions:
- a CDS encoding NAD-dependent epimerase/dehydratase family protein, with the translated sequence MPAPRTVLLTGAAGGLGTLMRELLPAHGYALRLLDMLPIEGEPDAITADLADKAALREAVRGVDAIIHLAGISLEASFEKILKANIEGTYHLYEAAHEEGVRRIVFASSNHAVGYTPRPQGEAPLDPGALIPVDTPHRPDTFYGLSKSFGEDLAQFYWDKHGLETVSVRIGSCFPEPTSVRMLSLWMSPADGARLFDAALTAEHVGHTVVYGSSANTRLWWDLSTARALGYEPQDDSEPYAEKLIAEQGELDPGNEAHANLGGHFVSDPPIWPY